The uncultured Sphaerochaeta sp. genome includes the window AAGGAAATATCGGAGAAATGATTGGATAATCCTGCTTTCTCAGCTCTGAATATTGGATTTTCAGAGACACTTTCAGCCTTGAAATTTCTTTTCTCAAATTCGCGCCCCGTCATATAGAATGAGAATTTTCTATCATCCAGATCTGATGTTGATCCAGAAGCAACAACCTCGCCACTTCGAAGAATCGTAAATTTTTCAGATATCTCGAACACCTCATTCAATTTGTGGCTGACAAAAAGTGTGGCAATGCCTTGTTCCTTGAGTTGGGTGATAATCTTGAAAAGGTTGGTTACCTCTTTTTTTGTTAGAGCGGTAGTTGGCTCATCCATGATAATAAGCCTTGCATCCTGCATCAACGCACGACTGATTGCTATCATCTGTTTCTCAGCAACTGTCAGGGTTCCTACATAGGCATCCAAGTCAATAGAGACATTGATTTTTGCAAGAGCCTCCTGGGCAATGCTTTTCATTCGCTTCCAATTAACCAGACGGCGTCCTTCAGCAAGCTCATTGTTGAAAGCGAGGTTTTCCATGACCGTTAGATTGGGGAAAACAGAAAAATCCTGATAAATAACCTGGATTCCGTTATTGATTGCATCGATCGGACTGATTTTTTTGTATTGATTTCCCTGGAATTCTATATATCCCGCGTCAGGTGTATATACTCCACTGATAACCTTGATCAGTGTGGATTTTCCACTCCCGTTTTCTCCAGCGAGGCAATGAATTTCTCCGGGCTGCATGCTGAACGATACATTCTTGAGCGCCTGTACTCCCACAAATGATTTGTATATACCTACGGTCTTGAGTAGGCTCTCCGACATGGCTCATTCCCCCCTTCTTGTACAGTTCTGGTTATAGATATAGTACCATTAAATGAAGATTGCCCTGCAAAATTTTTTAATTCAGCAGGGCAATCCTTTTAGAAACAGTCCTTAGAAACCGAAGTCATAGACATTGTCAGCATTGATAACGATCCAGCCTTCTCCTTCAAGAACGGTTTTGCTTCCTTCTCTGAACTGAAGGTTGGTGTATCCTTCCACACCAAGATCCACTGGAGCCGTGATTTTCTCACCGTCCAATACCTTGACAGCAAGAGAAATCATAGCTTTTCCTGCGAGGGCAGGGTCCCAGAGGGTAAGAGACTTGACGACGCCGCTTTCAAGTAGTTCAGCGTTATCAAGAGGCATACCGGTACCGGATGTAAATGCCTTGTCAACCAGACCCAATTCCTGGATGGCTCGGGCAACACCCGGAGCATCATAAGAAGAGGTTCCCATTACTCCTTTCAGATCGGGATACTTCTTGAAGAGCTCTTTGGACACATTGTAAGCAACATCACCGTTATCGTTTGATTCAACTCTGGGTTCATCTTCCAGAAGTTTCATCTTGGGATAGGTGGCTTTCTGATGAGCGACACCAGCGTTTGCCCATTCATTGTGGGATCCATTGGTAAGGGATGCAACCATGGTGGTATACAGTCCTTCTCCGCCCATTGCCTCTGCAAGGTTGTCCATGATAAAGGCACCATACCCAGCGTTGCTGAAAGCTTCGATATCGTAATCTACATTTTCAAGATCAGCACCTTCGTGTGCAATTACCACAATCCCTGCATCTCGTGCTTGAGCAAGCACCGGTTCCAAGGATTCAAGGTCTACAGGAACAACGCAGATAGCATCCACTCCCTGTGCAATCAGGTCTTGTACCAACTGGGCCTGCAATGTTGCATCGATCTGGGGAGTTCCTCTCTGATATACATTCAAGCCGGTTTCCTTTGCATACTCATCTACCCCGACTTTCATTCGTACGAACCATGGGTTTGAAGCATCCTTAGGTACTACTACAATCTCATAGCCTGATTCCTTTTCTGCTTGTCCTGCAGCAAACAGAGCT containing:
- a CDS encoding sugar ABC transporter ATP-binding protein, with protein sequence MSESLLKTVGIYKSFVGVQALKNVSFSMQPGEIHCLAGENGSGKSTLIKVISGVYTPDAGYIEFQGNQYKKISPIDAINNGIQVIYQDFSVFPNLTVMENLAFNNELAEGRRLVNWKRMKSIAQEALAKINVSIDLDAYVGTLTVAEKQMIAISRALMQDARLIIMDEPTTALTKKEVTNLFKIITQLKEQGIATLFVSHKLNEVFEISEKFTILRSGEVVASGSTSDLDDRKFSFYMTGREFEKRNFKAESVSENPIFRAEKAGLSNHFSDISFSLRQGEIIGITGLLDSGRTELALSMFGIKPIDEGTFFVDENPVSIQSPRDAINFDIGYVPEDRLSEGLFLSQSIADNIVISEIDQLTKKAGILDEEKRSKEVSRWVDNLAIATPDANNASQTLSGGNQQRIVLAKWLACNPRILVLNGPTVGVDIGSKHDIHGILQDLAKKGIGIIIFSDDLPEVIENCSRILVMKNGRIVTELSAEKTDEKLILSHML
- a CDS encoding autoinducer 2 ABC transporter substrate-binding protein; translated protein: MKKFLAFVLVVLLLGPALFAAGQAEKESGYEIVVVPKDASNPWFVRMKVGVDEYAKETGLNVYQRGTPQIDATLQAQLVQDLIAQGVDAICVVPVDLESLEPVLAQARDAGIVVIAHEGADLENVDYDIEAFSNAGYGAFIMDNLAEAMGGEGLYTTMVASLTNGSHNEWANAGVAHQKATYPKMKLLEDEPRVESNDNGDVAYNVSKELFKKYPDLKGVMGTSSYDAPGVARAIQELGLVDKAFTSGTGMPLDNAELLESGVVKSLTLWDPALAGKAMISLAVKVLDGEKITAPVDLGVEGYTNLQFREGSKTVLEGEGWIVINADNVYDFGF